The Candidatus Eisenbacteria bacterium sequence ACAGCGCATCGGCCGCGTCCAGCGCCTCGGCCAGAAGGCGAAGAACGTCATCGTCTACAACCTCGTCCTCAAGAACACGATCGAAGAACACGTCGTGCTCCGGCTCATGGAGAAGCTCGCGCTCTTCACCCAGGCGATCGGCGAGATGGAGGAGCTGCTGGCCGGTCTCGGGTTTGACGACGAAGAAGACGGCAGCACCAAGACCTTCGAGGCCAAGCTCATGGAGCTGATCCGCAAGAGCTTGGAGGCCAAGGACACCGAGGCAGACTTTGCAGCAATGGAGCAAAGCCGTCGCGATGCCGAGCAGCGGCTGCAAGAGGTCAGGGAGCGGAATGAGTCGATGCTGGCGTCATTGCGCCCTAAGGATAGCCAGACCCGGCTTGAGGGGCTCGAGCGTTCTGAGCCGCGGCTTTCCCTACGTGACGTCGTGCTCGGCTGCCTCCGCCGGATACATGCGGCGATTACGGTCGCCGAGGACGGCTCGATTTCGTTCCGCGACCGAAACAATCGCACGGTGGAGATGCGCTTCGAGCGCACGGGCTTCGGGCCCGCAGCCCAGCAGTCACCCGAACATCGTGTTGTCCTGCCGGGCACAGCAGCCTTCGAGGCTCTAACGCGCGATATTCGTGAGGGAGCGCTTCATCACCTGTGCGACACCTCCGGCGTGGTGGGGGACAGGGCCAAGGAGGCCGTCAGGTCGCACCTCGCCCAGTGGGGGTTGCAAGTCGGGGAGATACGCGAGACTGCCTCCACCTCGTGCCTCGCATCGCGGGTTGCAGTCAAGGCGTCGATCGAGGTCAAGGGAGATCGTCACGAGAGTGTCATCGAGGTGGACGCCTCGCCGCCTGAGCACGGCGTAGTCACGATGGTGGGCAGTGAAGCGCTTGGAAACGGTGCCTCCGCTGAGTCCTTCAATCGCGCGAGCCCTGAGGTAATCCAGCGGCTTTCGCGGGAGATCGCACGCGCATCGAGCGGTGCCAACGAAGCCCTCGAACGCGACGCGAACTTCCAGAAGTTCCGGGCCTTCTATGGCGAGCGGCTGGTCAGTAGCGCCCGTGACCTGCTGGAAACGCTCGAGCCCAAGAACTCGGTCGCTGCCGGTGACGAACTCCGCCATCTTGAGAAGCTGGGCCGATCGGACCCCGCCATCAAGGGAGCGCTGGAGGTGCTTCGCGCTCGGTTTGCCCCTCGCGTACAGGCCACGCCCGTGGGTGTCCAAGGGCTCGTCTACTCGCTTTCCGATGTCGAGGTCGAGGCAAAGCACCCGGACCAACGAGTGGTCCATCCGCTGAAGTTCCGGATCGTGCCGATTTCGGGCGTGATCGTGGAGGGGGTCAAGGCACCCGAGGAACTGGTGGACGGCGAAGCGGTCTTCGCGTGTCCGAGCGGGCATCTCGCGCCCGCGAGCTCCTTTGAGGTCTGTCATGTGGACGGGTGCGAGGTCGAGATCTGCGGGGAGTGTGCTCCGACCCTGAAGGGCAAGCACCAGCTATTCGTCTGCCCATTATGCGAGAAGACCACCTGCCACGAGCACTCGCGCAAGTGCGACGGCTGCAGGCGATCCGTCTGCCTTGAGGACGCGATGGAGATCGCGGGTGGGCGTTTCACCTGCTCAGAGTGCATGGCCGTGCTCGAGGATGGCTCGGTCGCGCTCGAGGAGGAGATCCAGGCCAGCGCGATTTCCGGCCGGCGCGCTAGGCGCGCAGACATGGTTCGCAGCCCGATCAGTGGGCGCTACGTGATGGCGGACGAGACGGCGAAGTGTGAGGAGAGCGGCCGTGCCCTGCCGGTGGACGAGCTCGCGCTCGACGGGATCTCGGGACGCACCGTAGGCATGGACCTGCTAGAGCCGAGCGCGGTTTCTGGCAAGCGCGGGCTCAGGACGAAGATGGTCCGGAGTGCGTTGTCCAACAAGCCCATGCTGCCGGGCGAGCAATCGTTGTGCGATGAGTCCGGTCGCGTGTTCCTTCCGGACGAGCTCGGCTATTGCGAAGCCACCGGCAAGCGAGTCGATCCCGCGCTGCTGGAGGATGATGTCGTTGAAGGCGATCGTGTTTTGCGCCGCCTGCTGGGCCGCAGCAGCGTCAGCGGCCGCCACACGCGCCCCCAGAACCTCATCAAGAGCGATCGCAGCGATGCCCGCGGGCTCGTGGACGAGATGCGGAACTGTTCGGAGTGCGGATCGAACGTCGCCGTGACCGAGACCGGCGTGTGTTCGGAGAGTGGGGCCGAGGTGTGCACCGAGCACCTCGCACGTTGCGAGGCGTCAGGCGCCCTAGTGTTGGAGAAGAACCTCGGAACATGTGAGGTGACGCGCAAGCGCGTGCGTAACTCGCTGCTCCGCGTCTGCCCCGAGACAGGCATGCAGGCGCTCGGCAGCCTGTTCGAGAAGTGCGAAGCCACGGGAGTCGAGGTTCTGCCAGAGGGTCTTCAGGTCTGCGCGGCAACGGGCAAGCGTGTTCGGGGTTCGCTCCTGACCGCTTGTGAGGCCACCGGGAAGGCCGCGCTCGCGAATGCGCTTGAGACCTGCGCTGTCACCGGCAAGCGCGTGCTGCCGGCAGTTCTCCTGACGTGCCCGGAAACGAATCTGAAGCTGCTTCCCAACGCGGCTGCCAAGTGCGAGGAGACAGGCGTTCTCGTGCATCCGAGTGCCGTCGGAACATGCGCCTCGTCTGGCGCGACTGTGCGACAGTCGCTGCTCGCGCGTGATGACGTAGCAGGCGGGCAGGTTCTCGCACGCCTCCTGCAGACGTGCAGCCGCACGGGGACGCGCACGCTGGCCGAGAACTTGGAAGTCTGCAGCATAAGCGGCGACCGTGTGCTCACTTCTCAGCTCGTTGCCTGCGAGAAGAGCGGCCGCCGGCTGCTGCCGGAGCTCCTGAAGACGTGTTCCGTCACGCAGGCGCGGGTCCATCCCAACCTAGTGATTGAATGCCCCGAGACAGGCGCTACGGTCTTGCGCGAGGCGTCGGAGACTTGTGAGGCCAGTGGTGCGCTGGTCGCGCCCTCGGCCCTAGACACGTGCAGCGCATCGGGCAAGCGAGTGCGCAGGAGCCTACTCGCGCAAGATGAGTTCACTGGCAAGAAGGTGTATGCACCCCTGCTCGAGCGCTGTCAGGAGTCTGGCCGGATGACGTTGCGGGATGCGATGGTGACATCCGCTGGCTCTGGGAAGCGCGTGGCCGAATCCCTGGCGACCAAGTGCGAGGCGACCGGGCGTCCGGCGCTGCCCGCCGAGCTGGAGGCCTGCGCGCGGTCCGGCAAGCACGTCCTGCCCGAACAGTTAGTCGCGTGTGAGGCGAGCGGATCGCGGGTTCTGCAGGAGTGCCTGCAAGCCTGCCAGCTGTCCGGCAAGCGAGTCCTGCCCGAGCACCTGGGCGAATGCTCGGTGACCAAGGTGCGCGTGCTGAAGTCCATGCTCACCACATCGGACGTTTCGGGCAGACTGGCTCAAGCGGGCCTCGGAAGGACCTGCGGCGCCACAGGTCGCCATGTCCTCATGGACGAGGTGTTCACGAGCGACATCAGCGGCAAGGAGTTCCTGCTTGAGCGACTCCGGCCGTGCATCACCTGCGGCAAGAAGATGGATGCCAGCGAGGCGCATGAGTGTGGTGTCTGCGGGCAGCTGCACTGTGAGGCCGCGATGAAGGAAGGCGTTTGTGTGGTGTGCACCGGCCTACTTCGTGGATCCCGGGGCCGCAAGCTCACGTCTGCCGAGGTGCGCGCGCTCCGTCAGGTCGTGGGATGGATCGGGGGCGGGATCACCGAGTCGCGGCCGCTGGCCCGGTTTGTCCTCGCGCGGACGGGAGCGCTGGCCTGGAAGAAGCGGCGCAGTGTGCTCGTCCTGACGCCGGAGGGGGACCTTTCCGCAGCCCAGTTGCTCTCGCAGAAGGACCTCACGTGAGTTGATCCTCGGGGCGTGGGCCTTGGACGCGGTGGGCGCCCGCTGTCAGAAGCACCCTGGTCGGCACTTCGTGCGCGAAGAGGTCCCAGAGGCCCCCGTATCGCCCCAAACCGTCAACTGGCCCCGCGGGAGATGTTCCGAGTCAGGAGCGCGGGAACGCGGCCTACACGGCCCTCCACGGCCCTCTCAGCGCCTTCCGGTGCTCCCGCTGGATTTCCCAGTTGCCACCGATTCCCCGGTTCGAATCCGGGTGCCGCCTCCAGATTCGCTGCTTTTCGCGCGGCGCATCGGCCTTCCCCGAAGCGAGCGACCCGCGCGCGAACCGCCGGCACCCGTCGAGTTCGCGGAGAGCCTTCCGCGTCACTGCGGGCCCGAAGCCGCGACGGCGGCGGGCCGGACGCCCGCCGCCGTCGCGAGGAATCGGTCGCCAGCTTCAGGACGCGAGCGCGGCGGGAACCGGCATCTTCAGGGCCGTCAGCGCCTTGACGAGCAGATCCTTGACGCCGTTCGCCTTGATCACGGCCTCGCCGAGATTCCCGCTCGACTGGTCGCTCTGGGCCTGCGTCCACATCTGGGTCGCCTCGGCGAGCGAGGTCTTCACGCCGTCGAAGGTGGCGGCGTCGAGTCCCGCGGGGAGCTTCTTCGACTTGGACAGCGCGTCCACGCGCTGCTGCACGGAGGCGACGATGCCCGGAAGCCCGGCGTTCAGCGTGTCCCACGTGCCGCGCAGTTCGGTCTCCTTCGCCGCGAGCCCGTCCGAGAGCGCCTGGATCTTCGCGGGCAGGTCCTTCGCCGCCGCGAGCGCGGCCCGGGCGTCGTCGCCATCGAGGCTCGCCTTGGCGGCCGCGATCGCCGCGTCCATGGACTTCGCGTCGTCGGGCAGGATCTTCGTGACGTGATCCTTCGCCGCCGCCCACGCGGTCTCGGCCGTCTTGATCGCGGCTGTCGCCGCACCCTTTTCGGTGCTGCACGAGGCGAGCCACGCGCCGGCGAAAATCATCAGCACCACTGCGAGGATTCTTTTCACGAGCCACTCCTCCCGGATGCGAGTATCGAGCGCGGCACGTGCGATCACGTGATGCACCCGGCCCAGCTCGCGTCTCAACGCCACGCCGCGAAACCCGATCGCGACGACGGCCGCACTCGAAGCGGCCCGTGGCGGACGCGACGGGAGGGAGCATCGTCCGATCGCGGCGACTGTCAACCGGCGGAGAACGCCGGCGCCCCGCACGCCCGCGAAAAGGCGGTTGACGCGGCCCGGGTGCGAACTGATAAAGTAGGCGCACGTTCGCTCGCACGGCCTCATCCGTGCGCGGTCCCAACGGACTCGGGCGGTCCTCGGGGACCGAGAGGGTTGGGCACTCCGTGGAGTCATGCCCGTATCGCGTGGTCCTTTATGCGGGTAAGCATGCGGATGCTGGGAATTTTCGTCGGCGTTGCTGCTCGGGTGAGCCTCGCATCGCCTGCGATGGCATGCTGGGAGTGCAAGACGGAGTTGGTCAACGACCAGTGCGCTTTCGTTTGCTATTCCGCTGGTTTGGGTGAGTCGGGCATGACCAACTGCGAGCCCCGATGGTGCAATGAGGATGTCAGCTGCAAGTTTAGTGGGACGACATGTATCGGCGATGGTGGGTGGCGACCACCTCGATACCCAGTGGCAGTACTTCCAAACGCGGGCTCGTCGTTCACGACGGAGGTTCTGCTCTTCGCACTGGAGGAGGAGGGCCTTGGTGTCAGCGACCAGCCTCTGAGCACCGCCCCGGGCGTCGAAAATGGCCGGACCTGCGCGGTGAGCAGTGGGGCCTTATTTCAGCCGGAGTCGCGAGTTCTTGCTGCGTATCTCGCCGAATCCGCTTCCCATCGCACCGGGTCGCTGTTGCGGGCTGGCGACGGCAGCAGCCTCAAGCTCACGGTGCACCGCATGGGCACGGGATACCTGGCAGGCCTCGTTGAGTTGCGAGCCGACCAGGTCGCACGTCAGCACATGTCAATATTCGTCACCGAAAACGAACCCGCCATCTTTCGGGCAGCGCTCGCCGGGAGACACCACATGGTGGTTGTCAAAGTGGTCGCGACGAACGGTGGTGTGGATGGGGAACAGGCAATGGCTGCACGCGAGGCTTTCACGCGTGCAGCGGAGTCCTACCCAAGTCTCGGATTGCTCGATGTGAGAGTCGCCCGAGCGCCGAGCGATCAAGCTGAGGCCGTCAGCCTCATGACCTCACAAATGCTGATGCTCAGTCTGCTGGCAGCCAGACTGTGATCTCGGACGCGAGGCTGCCATCAAGTCCTGCCGAATAAAGGGGCTTCCGAGAATGGTGTGGCTGGAATCATGCGCCTGGCCACGCGCAGGCGGGGTAGAGATCGAGCCCGCCGCAGTGGAAGTAGACCGCGGCGCGGAACCGTTCACGGTTTCGAGAGCCACAGGCACGGCGCTTCGCGGATTGGATCTTCGCGTTGATCGCCTCGGCCCCAGCGTTGGTGATCCGGTGCACGAAGTAAGTGCGGATGTTCGCCCAGTGGCGCTTGATCATCGCCGCCACCTTGCGCATCGGCTCGAGCCGGCTGCGCCTCGCCCAGCGATACCAGGCGGCAAAGTTCCGGTCCGCAACGCCGGGGTAGTGCAGACTCCAGAGCGCCATCGCGGCTTCGCGCAGCGCCCACGCGCGGCCGACACGGGTGGCGATCTCGCGCAGCAGGTTGAAGGCGCGCGCCTGCGACCCATCGCGGCCCTTCGGGTTCTCGAGCCAGCGGTACTTGGTCCCCTTCAGGATCGGGTCGCCCTCAGCCATGCGGGCGCGGTGGTCCTGGCGCCGCACCAGGTCAACGGCGTTGCCGAGGTGCTGTGCGACGTGGAACTTGTCGAACACGATCTTCTCGTCGGCCCCCGGCAGGTGGTCGCGCGTCGACTGAATGTACGGTTCCCACATGTCCATCGACACCGCCTCGACCTGTTCCCGCTGCTCCGGCGTCAGGTTCGTCCAGAAACCATCCAGCGCCGCACGGCCGCGATCGTCGGCGACGTGCACCACGACGCCGCGCTCCAAGTCACTGGCCACCGTGCCGTACTCGTGCCGCTTCTGGAAGCTCGTCTCGCCCACGCCCACATGGCGCGGCGCTTCGAGCTGGCGCCGCTTCAGCCCGCGCGCGACCGCGCGCTGCAGGATGCCGTCGGCCTCCGCCCAACTGACCCTCAGCTGCTTGGCCACCGCCTGGGTGCTCGCGTGCTTCAGCCAGTCGATCGCCAGTGCCTCGAACATCGCTGTGAACCGCGAGCCGACTTCCGCCCACGGTACCGGCAGTTGCTTGATCCCATGCGTCGAGCACTTCAGGCGCGGCACGCGCGCGTGCACGATCGTGGGGAACTGGCAGGTGTCCAGATGCCGCCACGTACGCTCCTGGTGGTCGTGGATCGGCGCCGCGCTGCCACACTGCGGGCAGACCCAGAGCGTGCCCGCGGGCAGCGCCACGCGGATGTGCACCTCGCCCGGCGGCTGCTTCATCTCCACGTCCGTGATCTCCCACGGTGCCTTCAGGCCCAGCAACGTCGCGTACAACGTCCGGCTGTCGATGGTCATCGCGCGCCCTCACGGTTCAGGTCCGCGCCCAGCCTATCAGGCCCTCACGCCTGCGTTCTCAGCCACTCGAAAGTCGGAAGGCCCAGAATGGAGACGGCCCCCGCGAACAGGGCAAGCGGAAGGCCCGCTGGGAACGCATGAACCTATGTGTTCGAGCCTTATCTGGTCATGTTCAACCACCCATGATATTTAGAAAGTAGGCGGTCGCGTGCGCCTCTCCAGAAGAGCTCTGGCTATCGTTGGCGTGATCCTGATCTGCGCGGCCCTGCGGCCATCTCCGGTGGCCGCGGCGTGGCCCACCAGTGCAAACGTGAACCTTGCGCTGTGCACGGCCGCGAACAATCAGACATCGCCGGGAGTCGTATCGGACGATGTCGGTGGGGCGTACTTTGCCTGGGTCGATCAGCGGAGCAGCTCCACCGGGGCCGACATCTATGTCAGTCATGTGTTGGCGTCGGGTGTCATTGCTCCCGGGATTCCTGCCGGTGGTCTCGCAATCTGTACCGCACTTGGAACGCAGTTCAACTGTCGCATCGTCGGAGATGGGCTGGGTGGGGCGTACGTCAGTTGGCAGGACAACCGGTCCGGTAATGCGGACGTGTACCTGAGCCACATCGTCGCGCCAGGGCAGGTGGATCCGGGATGGCCACAGAACGGGCTCGCCGTGTGCACGGCAGCCAACGGCCAGTACATCCCGGAGATCGCAGCGGATGGTGCCGGAGGCGTATTCGTGACGTGGTACGATTTACGCGATGGCGCTGACTACGATATCTATGCCCAGCATGTCAAAGCGGATGGTGCGATCGATCCGCTGTGGCCGGTGTCGGGACTCCCGATATGTATAGCGACTGGAAACCAGCAGCCCGCTCAGATCGCGGCAGATGGGGTCGGCGGAGCGGTCGTAGTGTGGAGTGATTATCGAAGTGGGACCGAAGCCGATGTCTACGCGCAGCGCATCCTGGTTTCGGGAGTCGTGGACCCTTCGTGGCCGGTCAATGGGTTGGCCCTCTGTACTGCTTCGGGGAGCCAGTATGGATCCGCGCTGGTGGGGGATGGCTCGGGCGGGGCGGTTGTCGCCTGGGTGGACGGGCGCGGCGGGGTGACGACCGATGTCTATGGGACGCATGTGCTGGCGATCGGCGCGATTGAGGCTGGCTGGCCTGTGAATGGACGACCGCTCTGTACGGCGCCCGGCAATCAAACTGCGGTGACGGTTGGTCGGGATGCCTCGGGGCATGCGATCGTAGCCTGGATGGATGCCAGGGACGGGGTGTACACGAAGATCTACGCTCAACAAGCGGTGGGCCCAGACGGTGGGAAGTGGATCGTTGATGGAGTGCGTGTCAGTTCACGCGTCGGCAATCAACGTAACCCCATGCTCGTCGCGGATGGCCGTGGTGGAGCCTTGATTGTCTGGGAGGATGAAGGAAGCGGGGCAAGCGACATATATGCCCAGCACATCCTTGAGTCGGGCGATCCGGACTCCGGTTGGACGACCGCAGGCATGCCGGTCTGCTCGGCGGCGTATCAGCAACAGCAACCAAGGTTGATGCTCGAGGGATCAGGCGGTGCGGTGGTTGTGTGGCAGGACACCCGGAGTGGATCCGTTCTCAATACCGATATCTATACGCAGCGGATACAGGCGACTGGCCAGCTCGGGGGTGTTGTGGTGAGCGTCCCGCGCACAGGACCTCCCGCAGTCCTATCGGAAGCCGTGTGGCCAAATCCTTGGACTGACGGGCCACTGTCGGTCAGGTTTTCGCTCGAGGCCGAGTCTGCTGTTGACATCGAAATGCTGGACGTGGCCGGTCGACGAGTCGCGTCGCGAACCCTCGGGACAATATCCGCAGGGCAGCACGTCGCGTCTCCATGCGATCGGCCCGATGGACTGGAGGCGGGACTTTATTTCGTTCGAGTCATTGCGGGCACGGTCATGCGCGCAACCCGGGTGGTGATCGTGAACTAGGATGGTCGGTTCAAGCGCCGCTGCCTGCGGGCGTCCCTTTCGCATGCACCGCCCCGTTACGGCCCGGTTGTGAAATCGGGGAGTCCACGACACGCCGACGGCCGCGGAGCGGCGTGCGGTGTGATCTCCACGCGCATCCAGCACTCCCGGATGGCCGTCCAGGATTCGATCGAGCGGAGTTCGATTGAGGGTGAAGCAGTTCGAACAGGCCACCTCGCACGCCTCCTTTCAGGGTCATCTGTCCTGGGGAGTAGGTGGAATCGTGTTCGAGTGTGAAGCGCCGGGATCGCCGGGCGCCGAGTCCATCGAGGCCCTTCTTTTCGTGCGATCGTCGTGGGTCCCCGCGAGCCTTCGCCCCGCCGACGGGACAGGCGCATGATTTGGCAGGTCGGCCTGCTGGCAAGACTGGCGGTGCTTGCGGGCACTCCGGCGGACTCGGCCGTTCTCCAGCCCGCGGTTCCGATTCAGGTGGTGAGAACTCTGGACTCGGTGACGGTCGTCGGAGACCGCTTGTCCGATCCGCGTTCTACGGAGACGGTGCACCCACTTTCGTCGCGCGCGATTCGCCTTTTGGCCGTGGATCGCTTCGTGGATGTTGTCGGCCTGCAGGCCGGTGTCGTGGTGTCGGGCGAGGACCTGCATGTGCGTGGCGGCCGAACGGGCGAGCTCGTGACGAGCATCGCCGGCGTGCCACTCAACGAGCCTCGCCGGGGGGTGCCAATGGAGGTCCCGCTCCTCGCCGTGCGTTCGGCGGACCTGCTGACCGGGGGGCTCGACGCCGACCACGCAGGTTCGCTCGCGGGCGAGTTGGACCTGGAGACAGAGCAGCCCACGGCCGCACCGGTCGCGCTCATTCGTTGGACGAACGGCCTTCAGCGCGGCACGGGTTACGCAGTGCATGCGCGCGCTTCGACGCCGCTCGGAACGAGCGGGCTCGGGGTCGTGACGGCGGGCGAGGCGCGCCTGGACGAACTCGGAATGCCCGGGACGCGTTCGCGCGGCACGTCCGATCTGTTGGGAATGAAGTTCGGATGGAGGCAGGACAACCACCTGCTCGCATGGGCGAAACTCGCTCCCGTCGCGCGGCCGCAACGTGGATCGATCGAGGTGCTCGGCAGTCGTGTCGTGCGCCAGCCGTACGACCCCATGTTCGATTTCGACGGGTGGGTGTCCTTCGAGCCCGATTCGGAGGGTCGAGGAGAGTTCTACACGGGCCGACCGCTCGGCACGGCCGACCGTCGGCTGGACGACACCTACTTTCGGTATCGGGCGGGCGATCATCGCACGATGTCGGAAGAACGCCGGCTCGCCGTGATCGCGACGCTCGCCCTGGGTCACGCGAACGCTTCACAGCGGTTGGCGATGGGCTGGTCTCGGAACTCGGGGCTCAAGTCCGTCGGGCTTCGGCGGGACCCGAGCTACATCAATGCGCTCAACCGCCCGGTGTTTGGACCGGCGGACTACGCCTGGGCCGATCCGTTCCACGCATATTGGGGCGACGAGCCGTACTTCCGGCGCAGCGGATCACAGACCT is a genomic window containing:
- a CDS encoding T9SS type A sorting domain-containing protein, yielding MRLSRRALAIVGVILICAALRPSPVAAAWPTSANVNLALCTAANNQTSPGVVSDDVGGAYFAWVDQRSSSTGADIYVSHVLASGVIAPGIPAGGLAICTALGTQFNCRIVGDGLGGAYVSWQDNRSGNADVYLSHIVAPGQVDPGWPQNGLAVCTAANGQYIPEIAADGAGGVFVTWYDLRDGADYDIYAQHVKADGAIDPLWPVSGLPICIATGNQQPAQIAADGVGGAVVVWSDYRSGTEADVYAQRILVSGVVDPSWPVNGLALCTASGSQYGSALVGDGSGGAVVAWVDGRGGVTTDVYGTHVLAIGAIEAGWPVNGRPLCTAPGNQTAVTVGRDASGHAIVAWMDARDGVYTKIYAQQAVGPDGGKWIVDGVRVSSRVGNQRNPMLVADGRGGALIVWEDEGSGASDIYAQHILESGDPDSGWTTAGMPVCSAAYQQQQPRLMLEGSGGAVVVWQDTRSGSVLNTDIYTQRIQATGQLGGVVVSVPRTGPPAVLSEAVWPNPWTDGPLSVRFSLEAESAVDIEMLDVAGRRVASRTLGTISAGQHVASPCDRPDGLEAGLYFVRVIAGTVMRATRVVIVN
- a CDS encoding ISL3 family transposase; this encodes MDSRTLYATLLGLKAPWEITDVEMKQPPGEVHIRVALPAGTLWVCPQCGSAAPIHDHQERTWRHLDTCQFPTIVHARVPRLKCSTHGIKQLPVPWAEVGSRFTAMFEALAIDWLKHASTQAVAKQLRVSWAEADGILQRAVARGLKRRQLEAPRHVGVGETSFQKRHEYGTVASDLERGVVVHVADDRGRAALDGFWTNLTPEQREQVEAVSMDMWEPYIQSTRDHLPGADEKIVFDKFHVAQHLGNAVDLVRRQDHRARMAEGDPILKGTKYRWLENPKGRDGSQARAFNLLREIATRVGRAWALREAAMALWSLHYPGVADRNFAAWYRWARRSRLEPMRKVAAMIKRHWANIRTYFVHRITNAGAEAINAKIQSAKRRACGSRNRERFRAAVYFHCGGLDLYPACAWPGA
- a CDS encoding DEAD/DEAH box helicase family protein — translated: MARMAGDGNGSAHLDFGEWLKENASKAAKDADEYQLHLAAHEWDLASALEINSGKDFESLEHLNVKPYDHQLENAIVFFRQLAPRGLIADDVGLGKTITAGLIATELLHRGHIESLLIVCPKGLAEQWKEELESKFRIQARAAFGTEFTDLKTYPYWITSYDTARSKMAKIRARGFDMLVLDEAHQLKNLYPSNPPQRAVKFRELMHNEGARFVIMLTATPIQNRLWDIYSQLDILKAPLPNPLGEPDRFRTRFIADPDARRLVKGREAEFRQRVADATVRTRRRDTKLLFPTREVKDHRLKPAPEEAAYIEKALAAIMKFPKLTQIAYARGLMSSPWAAAASFEKRAQDPTPPPVSRDVLMSLAREGRAIQKSAKVQAVVKLVEEASKAGNPRIIVFTMRLETLRHLATALSEAGFAEQIGVMQGGAAEANQRAIREFMADPVKRPILLASDVGAVGLNLQAGNIVINYDLPWNPMLIEQRIGRVQRLGQKAKNVIVYNLVLKNTIEEHVVLRLMEKLALFTQAIGEMEELLAGLGFDDEEDGSTKTFEAKLMELIRKSLEAKDTEADFAAMEQSRRDAEQRLQEVRERNESMLASLRPKDSQTRLEGLERSEPRLSLRDVVLGCLRRIHAAITVAEDGSISFRDRNNRTVEMRFERTGFGPAAQQSPEHRVVLPGTAAFEALTRDIREGALHHLCDTSGVVGDRAKEAVRSHLAQWGLQVGEIRETASTSCLASRVAVKASIEVKGDRHESVIEVDASPPEHGVVTMVGSEALGNGASAESFNRASPEVIQRLSREIARASSGANEALERDANFQKFRAFYGERLVSSARDLLETLEPKNSVAAGDELRHLEKLGRSDPAIKGALEVLRARFAPRVQATPVGVQGLVYSLSDVEVEAKHPDQRVVHPLKFRIVPISGVIVEGVKAPEELVDGEAVFACPSGHLAPASSFEVCHVDGCEVEICGECAPTLKGKHQLFVCPLCEKTTCHEHSRKCDGCRRSVCLEDAMEIAGGRFTCSECMAVLEDGSVALEEEIQASAISGRRARRADMVRSPISGRYVMADETAKCEESGRALPVDELALDGISGRTVGMDLLEPSAVSGKRGLRTKMVRSALSNKPMLPGEQSLCDESGRVFLPDELGYCEATGKRVDPALLEDDVVEGDRVLRRLLGRSSVSGRHTRPQNLIKSDRSDARGLVDEMRNCSECGSNVAVTETGVCSESGAEVCTEHLARCEASGALVLEKNLGTCEVTRKRVRNSLLRVCPETGMQALGSLFEKCEATGVEVLPEGLQVCAATGKRVRGSLLTACEATGKAALANALETCAVTGKRVLPAVLLTCPETNLKLLPNAAAKCEETGVLVHPSAVGTCASSGATVRQSLLARDDVAGGQVLARLLQTCSRTGTRTLAENLEVCSISGDRVLTSQLVACEKSGRRLLPELLKTCSVTQARVHPNLVIECPETGATVLREASETCEASGALVAPSALDTCSASGKRVRRSLLAQDEFTGKKVYAPLLERCQESGRMTLRDAMVTSAGSGKRVAESLATKCEATGRPALPAELEACARSGKHVLPEQLVACEASGSRVLQECLQACQLSGKRVLPEHLGECSVTKVRVLKSMLTTSDVSGRLAQAGLGRTCGATGRHVLMDEVFTSDISGKEFLLERLRPCITCGKKMDASEAHECGVCGQLHCEAAMKEGVCVVCTGLLRGSRGRKLTSAEVRALRQVVGWIGGGITESRPLARFVLARTGALAWKKRRSVLVLTPEGDLSAAQLLSQKDLT